A window of Helicobacter pylori genomic DNA:
ATGCAGCCTGACGCTATCATCACACGGCATGCCTTTTCAAGCGCGCCTTTTAAATTAGCCGAATTTTCACAATGCCCATTAATTAACGCAGGAAGCGGCGTGAGCGCTCATCCTACCCAAGCGTTATTAGATTTACTCACCCTTTATCAATATTTTGGCAGTTTAGAAAATTTGAAAGGGAAAAAAATCGCTTTTATAGGCGATGTGAAAAATTCAAGAGTGGCTAATAGCAATATCAAATTGCTCCAAAGACTAGGGCTTGAGATCATGCTGTGCGCTCCAAGCTCCATGCTCCCTAGCGTTTCCTTAAAAACGACGCATCACATTGAAGAAGCGATAGCATTCGCAGACATTTTAATGAGTTTGAGGACCCAAACCGAACGCCACAATACGCCTATTTTTGCGAGCTTGAAAGATTATGCTAACGCTTATTGCATCACTCAAAAACGCTTAGATGATCACGCTAAAAATAAAGAGGTGATCATTTTGCATCCAGGCCCGGTGCATAGGGATATTGATATAGAAAGCGCGGTGTTAGAAGATAAGCGATCTAAAGTCTTAGAGCAAGTCAAAAATGGCGTGGCAATGCGCATGGCGGTGTTGGAGTTTTTGTTAATAGATTGATTATAAAACTTAAAAAAAAATAAATATATTAGAAAGCTTGATTTTAATCGAGCGATAGTCTCTTTAAAAAAGCGGTTTTCTTGGGTTAGGGGGGGTTTAGTTGGGGGTTAAGGGGAGAATTATTTCAAAATACCCCCTATCCCTTTAAGAGAATAAGTTTTGTTTTAAAATAAAATTTAAAACGATAAAAAAATAACAAAAACCCTTTTTTAAAAATAAAAAGGTTTTAATTGTCTGTATTCAATAAGAACAAATCTTAACTTTTTAAGTTGATAGGTGTAAAAATCCCACTTTGGTTAAATTTTGATTTACTTTCTCTCATTTTGTTATGAAACTAAAAAAATTTTTCGTTATAATCAAAAATAGTTGAGTTAATTAAAAGTAAATAAATAGCTTGATTATGTTCTTTGTTTTGTAGATTAGTTAAGAATCGTATAGTCTTTAAGCCATAGTCTTTAAGATGTATTTGCTATTAAAAGGATAAAAATGAAAAATAGCGCGCCTTTAAAGAATAAAGTTTTTTGTGGGGTATATTTTTTAAGTTTAAGCGCTTCTTTGCAAGCGTTTGATTATAAGATTGAAGTTTTAGCGGAGTCCTTTTCTAAAGTTGGCTTTAATAAAAAAAAGATTGATATTGCTAGGGGGATCTATCCTACAGAGACTTTTGTAACCGCTGTAGGGCAGGGCAATATCTATGCGGATTTTTTATCCAAAGGCCTTAAAGATCAAGGGCATACTTTAGAGGGAAAAGTTGGCGGCACGCTAGGAGGGATCGCTTATGATGATACCAAATTCAATCAAGGCGGCTCAGTCATTTATAATTACATCGGTTATTGGAATGGCTATTTAGGGGGTAAAACAGCCTTGCTTGATGGCACGAGTATCCATGAGTGTGCGCTTGGGTCTGATGGCAAGGTGATTGATTCTATAGCGTGCGGGAACGCTAAAGCCAATAAAATACGCCGTAATTACTTGATGAATAACGCTTTTTTAGAATACCGCTATAAAGATATTTTTTTAGCTAAAGGGGGGCGTTACCAATCTAATGCTCCTTATATGAGTGGTTACACGCAAGGTTTTGAAATCAGCGCTAAAGTTAAAGATAAAAATGAGGGAATCCATAAATTATGGTGGTTTAGCTCATGGGGTAGGGCGTTCGCTTATGGGGAGTGGATTTATGATTTCTACTCTCCAAGAACCGTGACTAAAAACGGACGCACTTTGAATTATGGCATCCATTTAGTGAATTACACTTACGAAAGAAAAGGGGTTAGCGTCAGCCCTTTTTTCCAATTTTCTCCCGGAACTTACTATAGCCCTGGGGTGGTTGTGGGCTATGATAGTAACCCTAATTTCAATGGCGTGGGCTTTAGATCAGAAACCAAGGCTTATATTTTACTCCCTGTCCATGCCCCCTTAAAAAGGGATACTTATCGTTATGCTGTGAAAGCTGGCACCGCCGGGCAAAGTTTGCTCATTAGGCAACGATTTGATTACAATGAATTTAATTTTGGGGGAGCGTTTTATAAAGTGTGGAAAAACGCTAACGCTTACATAGGCACGACAGGAAACCCTTTAGGCATTGATTTTTGGACCAATAGCGTTTATGATATAGGGCAAGCCTTAAGCCATGTGGTAACTGCGGATGCAGTCTCTGGCTGGGTTTTTGGTGGGGGCGTGCATAAAAAGTGGCTGTGGGGGACTTTATGGCGTTGGACTAGCGGCACTTTAGCCAATGAAGCGAGCGCGGCTCTTAATGTGGGCTATAAGATCAGTAAGAGTTTGACAGCGAGCGTGAAATTAGAATATCTGGGCGTGATGACGCATTCAGGCTTTACGGTGGGGAGTTATTTGCCCACACCCGGATCTAAAGCGCTTTATTCTGACAGAAGCCATTTGATGACAACCCTTAGCGCTAAATTTTAATAGATAGCCTTAAGCTGTTTATTAAAGCGTTAAAAATCCCCTAATAAAAACACTATAATACGAGTTTAATCAAATCCAAAGGTTAAACATTTGAAACTCTTTTTCAGGCGTTATTCTAAATATCTTAAAGAGCATTATAAAAGTTTTATAGTGGTTTTATTTTCTTCTTTAGTGGTGGCTTTAAGCACGGCTTGGGGGACTTATTTAGTCAAGCCTACTCTAGATGAGATTTTTATCAATAAAGACACTCACATGCTCAAAATCTTACCTTTTTTAGTGGTTTTAGCGTATTTGGGCAAGAGTGGGGGCATGTATCTTGGCACTTATTTCACCAACTTCATTGGGCTTGATATTATTAAAAAATTACGCAACACCATGCTAGAAAGCCTTCTCAAAATGGAGATGGATTTTTTCAACAGGACTAAAAAGGGCGAGTTGATCGCAAGGATCACCAACGATATAGGATTGATTAGAGCGAGTTTGTCTAATTACCTTTCAGAAAGCATAAGAGAAGGGCTAACGATTATTGGATTAGTGGGAGTGGTGATCTATCAAAGCCCTAAATTAGCGTTAGTGGGGCTAGTGATCATGCCGCTAGCCGCCATTCCTATTGGTAAAATCATTCGTAAGGTTAAAAAACTCGCCAAATCCCACCAAGAGAGTAACGCCAAAATCACTGCTCGTTTGAGTGAAGTTTTTAATAATGTGGAAGCGATTAAAATCTCTAATGGCGAAAAATTAGAGCATAAGGCTTTTGTGAAAGAAAATGAAGCGTTTTTTAAAATCGGTATCAAAAATATCGCTGTGGCTGAGATTTCTTCGCCTTTAATGGAGTTTTTAGGATCGATTGCGATAGCGTTAGTGATTTATTTAGGGGGGAATGAAGTGATTAGGGGGCATATTAGCGTGGGGGCGTTTTTTTCTTTCATCACAGCCCTTTTTATGCTTTATACGCCGATCAAACGCCTAACTAGGATCGTTTCTAATTTTCAAGAAGCTTTAGTCGCTAGCGATAGGATTCATGAAATTTTAGAAAGAGAGCCGGCGATTATTGATGGGGTCTTAACGCTTGATAACGCCATCCACACCATAGAATTTAAAAAAGTATGGCTCGCTTATGCGCTAGATAACCAAGAGCGTTATGTCTTAAGCGATATTAGTTTGAAATTCCAACAAAATGAAATCATCGCTTTAAAAGGCGAAAGCGGGAGCGGTAAAAGTTCATTAGTGAATCTAATTTTACGCCTTTATGAGCCAAGCCAGGGCGAAATTTTCATCAATGATCAAAAAATAGAGAGTATCATTCAAAAATCCTTGAGAGAAAAGATTAGCGTTGTCACTCAAAGGGTGTTTATTTTTAACGGGAGCGTGGCTGAAAATGTGGCGTATGGTTTAGAAATTGATGAAATAAAAATCAAAGAATGTTTGAAAAAAGCTCAAGCCTTAGATTTTGTGGAAAAAATGCCTAATGGGATAGAGAGCGTTTTAGATGAATTTGGCGCCAATCTTAGCGGAGGGCAACGCCAAAGGATCGCTATTGCAAGAGCCTTGTATAAAGATGCACAAGTTTTAATCTTTGATGAGGCCACTTCTGCTTTGGATAGCGCCACAGAAGAAAATATCAAACAAAGCATTTTAGAATTGAAAGAAAACCGCTTGATCATTCTCATTTCGCACAATATAAGCACGCTCCAATTAGCCACTAAACATGTGAAATTAGAGCATGGGCGTTTGATAGAATGCTAAGGATTTTAGGCGTTGTTTTTATCTTTCTAGGGTGTCAGATCTTTAACACCACAACGCTCCATTTAAAATATAAAGACGCTCCTAAAAACAGCACTTTAAAAACCGCATTCACTTTAAACCCCCCTAAAATCTTTTTTAACGCCCATTTTGTGCCGCCCTTTTATCAAAAAGAATTTAAAAAAGCGATCACCCAGCAAATCGCTTATTTTTTAAGAGATAAAAAGGGTTTCACCCTCAATATTTCAGGCAATGTTTTCATGGCTTTTGAAGAGGGTTATAAGGATTTTAAAGCTATTAAAGAAAGGCTTAAAAAAACCATAGAGCCTAACGCCAACCCTAAAGATGTCATGCGTTTTTTAAACCTTCAAGCGAGCTTGATTTTAGAATGCGTTTCACCAACCGCTTGCCCGTTTGACACCCTTTTAATCCCCACCGCTCTCAGCGTGCCTGTTTATTACGCTAATCGTTTAGGCGATAACCCCTCTCTTTTTTCTCAAGAAGACAAATCCTATCATAACGCCCTGATCAAAGCCCTTAACAAGGCTTATTACTCCCTTATGCAAAATTTAGAAGAGCGTTTGAACGCTACAGAAAATGCAACATGGCTTTAAAGCATGAAAAAGATTTTATTTTTCATTTTTATTGTTTTGTTTTCGGTAGGGATTTATTTAATTTGGAATGTTTTATTGGAAAAATCTTTAGAATTGAAATTAGCCACCTCAGCTAACGATTTGCTTTTAAAATTGTTAGCGATTCTTGGCGTTTTTTCTATATTGGTGCTTTTTCAAGGCGTTATTTCTTCGTATAAAGAGCGCCAACTCAAACGCATTTTGCAAAAAATAGACGCCATGAACGGCTTTGAATTTGAAGAATATTCTAAAATGTTTTTCACTTCAAAGGGTTTTGAAGTGAGTATCACTCAAAAAAGCGGCGATTATGGAGCGGATTTGATTTTAAAAAAAGACGGCATCAAATGGGCGGTTCAAGCCAAACGCTACTCGCACAAAGTTTCGCCCAAAGCCATTCAAGAGGTGGTCTCTTCTAAAGCTTACTACGCTTGCGAAAAAGCTTGCGTGATCACTAACAGCTATTTCACGCAAGCGGCTCAAAAACTGGCTCAAGCTAATGATGTGCTTTTAATTGATAGGGACGAATGGGTCAGGTTTTTAAATGGGAAAAAATAATCCAATTAGGATAATTTTATATAACGCTTTTATTTCTATTGTTTCTCATTGAATTTTGTTGTAATTTCATGCGTTATAATATGAAATTTAGCACAAATTTCTACTTGGATAAGGTTCAATGATTCAGTCTGTTCGTATTAAAAACTTTAAGAATTTTAAGGACACTAAAATTGATGGTTTTACCAAACTCAATATTATCACCGGCCAAAACAATGCGGATAAATCCAATTTGTTAGAAGCGTTGTATTGTTTGGTGGGAAAATCCATGCACCCATGCGCTAATCTAACGGAAATTTATGACAATATACGCAAAGAGCCTTAGACTTGCAAATAAAATTCATAGCCAGTGAAAACCAAAAGGTAATAGAATCGCAAATAATACCCATAATAGAACAAACTCAAGTGCTCTCTCAGCTTAATTTCACTCTTAAAAAAAACAATAAAGAAATCTATAACGATCATTTGAATATTGCTAAAATTCCTAATTTTCCACCAATCCCTAATCAGTCAGGCTACAACAGGCAATTTAAGAATTTTGAACCCAGTCAATTGCAAAAACTTTTACCTTTTGAAAGCGCTGCCATCATAACGCCTAGAGATGTTGTTTGTGGGCGAGATAGCATTATTCAAGCAGTGAGCAAGATTTGCAGTAACAACCAATTAGAAGAAGAATTAAACAAACATCTTAATCAATTTGATAACAATATCCAAGCCATTAGTTTTAGTGCCAATAACCAACTCAAATTAAAAGTGAAAAACATGAAAGAAAAAAATCCGTTATCTGTATTTGGCGATGGTTTGATTAAGTATTTGTATATTGTAAGCGCTTTTATGGCCAATAATGCAAAAACGATTTATATTGATGAAGTGGAAAACGGCTTGCACTTTTCTCGCATGAGGTTATTGTTAAAAAATATTATTGATTTTATCAGTAACAATAAAGATGGTAATTTGCAAGTGTTTATGACTACCCATAGCCAAGAATTTATAGAAATTTTAGACCAAGTTATCAGAGAAAAGGATTTTGCACATGAAACTAAGTTGTTTTGCTTGAAGCGATA
This region includes:
- the hofB gene encoding outer membrane beta-barrel protein HofB — protein: MKNSAPLKNKVFCGVYFLSLSASLQAFDYKIEVLAESFSKVGFNKKKIDIARGIYPTETFVTAVGQGNIYADFLSKGLKDQGHTLEGKVGGTLGGIAYDDTKFNQGGSVIYNYIGYWNGYLGGKTALLDGTSIHECALGSDGKVIDSIACGNAKANKIRRNYLMNNAFLEYRYKDIFLAKGGRYQSNAPYMSGYTQGFEISAKVKDKNEGIHKLWWFSSWGRAFAYGEWIYDFYSPRTVTKNGRTLNYGIHLVNYTYERKGVSVSPFFQFSPGTYYSPGVVVGYDSNPNFNGVGFRSETKAYILLPVHAPLKRDTYRYAVKAGTAGQSLLIRQRFDYNEFNFGGAFYKVWKNANAYIGTTGNPLGIDFWTNSVYDIGQALSHVVTADAVSGWVFGGGVHKKWLWGTLWRWTSGTLANEASAALNVGYKISKSLTASVKLEYLGVMTHSGFTVGSYLPTPGSKALYSDRSHLMTTLSAKF
- a CDS encoding neuraminyllactose-binding hemagglutinin family protein, which encodes MLRILGVVFIFLGCQIFNTTTLHLKYKDAPKNSTLKTAFTLNPPKIFFNAHFVPPFYQKEFKKAITQQIAYFLRDKKGFTLNISGNVFMAFEEGYKDFKAIKERLKKTIEPNANPKDVMRFLNLQASLILECVSPTACPFDTLLIPTALSVPVYYANRLGDNPSLFSQEDKSYHNALIKALNKAYYSLMQNLEERLNATENATWL
- the pyrB gene encoding aspartate carbamoyltransferase, with protein sequence MPKQCRHLLQTSDLSVDEIKLLLEKASVYANDFNAVSLEVKEKMHNKIIVALFFENSTRTVSSFEIASLRLGAKMVKLNMQTSSTSKGETLIDTFKNIHAMQPDAIITRHAFSSAPFKLAEFSQCPLINAGSGVSAHPTQALLDLLTLYQYFGSLENLKGKKIAFIGDVKNSRVANSNIKLLQRLGLEIMLCAPSSMLPSVSLKTTHHIEEAIAFADILMSLRTQTERHNTPIFASLKDYANAYCITQKRLDDHAKNKEVIILHPGPVHRDIDIESAVLEDKRSKVLEQVKNGVAMRMAVLEFLLID
- a CDS encoding restriction endonuclease, producing MKKILFFIFIVLFSVGIYLIWNVLLEKSLELKLATSANDLLLKLLAILGVFSILVLFQGVISSYKERQLKRILQKIDAMNGFEFEEYSKMFFTSKGFEVSITQKSGDYGADLILKKDGIKWAVQAKRYSHKVSPKAIQEVVSSKAYYACEKACVITNSYFTQAAQKLAQANDVLLIDRDEWVRFLNGKK
- a CDS encoding ABC transporter ATP-binding protein; the protein is MKLFFRRYSKYLKEHYKSFIVVLFSSLVVALSTAWGTYLVKPTLDEIFINKDTHMLKILPFLVVLAYLGKSGGMYLGTYFTNFIGLDIIKKLRNTMLESLLKMEMDFFNRTKKGELIARITNDIGLIRASLSNYLSESIREGLTIIGLVGVVIYQSPKLALVGLVIMPLAAIPIGKIIRKVKKLAKSHQESNAKITARLSEVFNNVEAIKISNGEKLEHKAFVKENEAFFKIGIKNIAVAEISSPLMEFLGSIAIALVIYLGGNEVIRGHISVGAFFSFITALFMLYTPIKRLTRIVSNFQEALVASDRIHEILEREPAIIDGVLTLDNAIHTIEFKKVWLAYALDNQERYVLSDISLKFQQNEIIALKGESGSGKSSLVNLILRLYEPSQGEIFINDQKIESIIQKSLREKISVVTQRVFIFNGSVAENVAYGLEIDEIKIKECLKKAQALDFVEKMPNGIESVLDEFGANLSGGQRQRIAIARALYKDAQVLIFDEATSALDSATEENIKQSILELKENRLIILISHNISTLQLATKHVKLEHGRLIEC